A stretch of DNA from Streptomyces xanthii:
GAGGGGGAGGCGGACGGTCGTGAGAGCGGGGACGGCGTCCGCGCTGAAGGGGAGGTCGTCGAAGCCGGCGACCGAGACGTCCTCGGGGACGCGCAGTCCGGCCTCGCGCAGGGCCGCGCAGGCGCCGAGCGCCACCGTGTCGTTCGCGGCGACGATCGCGGTCAGGTCCGGGGCGCCGCGCAGCAGTTCCGCGGTCGCCGCCCGGCCGGTCGCCCGGTCGTACGTGCCGTGCACCACCAGGTCGTCGGACTCCGTGACGCCCGCGTCGGCGAGCGCCTCACGGTGTCCCTCCAGACGGTGCCGGGTCGTCGTGCGCTCCTCGGGCCCGGCGACGTAGCCGATGCGGCGGTGGCCGAGGGAGAGCAGGTGGCGGGTCAGTTCGCGGCCGCCGCCCCGGTTGTCGAAGGTCACGGAGACCGCGTCGGTGCCGGGCACCGGCGGGCGGCCGCACAGGACGACGCGGGTGCCCGCCTCCGACAGGCGCCGCAGCTTGCCCGCGACGGCCGCGACATGGGCCTCGTCCTCGATCGCGCCGCCGGTGAGGACGACGGCGGCGGCACGCTGGCGCTGCAGCAGGGTGAGGTAGGTGAGCTCGCGCTCGGGGGAGCCGCCCGTGTTGCAGACGACGGCGAGGCGCTCGCCGCCCGCGCGGCCGCCCGGGCCCACGATCTCCGACTGCACGGCGGAGGCCATGATCCCGAAGAACGGGTCGGCGATGTCGTTGACCAGAACCCCGACCAGGTCGGACGTGGCGGCGGCGAGCGCGCTCGCCGGGCCGTTGAGGACGTAGTCCAGTTCGTCGACGGCCTTCAGGACGCGCTCGCGGGTGGCGGCGGCCACCGGATAGTTGCCGTTCAGGACGCGCGAGACGGTGGCGGGGGACACCTGTGCGCGGGCGGCCACATCCGCCAGGGTCACGGTCATCGTCGAGTCAGCCTCCGTCGGCGTCGGCCTGTGGCCTGTCCAGGGTCGGTTCGGATCGGTCGTGCACCCGCTCTTGTCCGAGTGGTTGTGCAGAGGCTAGCTTCTCCTCGTATAGAAAGCGCTTGCTAGATGCGGTGGCCGCGGCGCCGCACGCCCGACGGAGGGACTCACGTGACACGCAAGACGGTGCGCATCGCCATGAACGGGGTGACGGGGCGCATGGGCTACCGCCAGCACCTCGTCCGCTCGATCCTCGCGCTGCGCGAGCAGGGCGGGCTCGGCCTCGGCGACGGCACGGTGCTGTGGCCCGAGCCGGTGCTCCTCGGCCGCCGCGCGTACGCCCTGGAGGCGCTCGCCGAGAAGCACGGCCTCGACGAGGCGAACATCTCCACCGACGTGGACGCCGTCCTCGCCGACGACAGCGTCGACATCTTCTTCGACGCCGCGATGACCTCCGGCCGCGAGGAGGTCCTCAAGAAGGCGATCGCCGCCGGCAAGCACGTCTACACCGAGAAGCCGACCGCGACCGGCCTCGACGGCGCGCTCGAACTGGCCCGTCTCGCCCGGGCGGCCGGCGTGAAGTCCGGCGTCGTCCAGGACAAGATCTTCCTGCCGGGCCTGCTCAAGCTGAAGCGGCTCATCGACGGCGGCTTCTTCGGCGAGATCCTGTCCGTGCGCGGCGAGTTCGGCTACTGGGTCTTCGAGGGCGACTGGCAGGAGGCCCAGCGCCCCAGCTGGAACTACCGCTCCGAGGACGGCGGCGGCATCGTCGTCGACATGTTCCCGCACTGGGAGTACGTGCTGCACGAGCTGTTCGGCCGCGTCACCTCCGTGCAGGCGCTCACCGCCACGCACGTCCCGCAGCGCTGGGACGAGAACGGCAAGCCCTACGACGCCACCGCCGACGACGCCGCCTACGGCATCTTCGAGCTCGACGGCGGCGCGATCGCGCAGATCAACTCCTCCTGGGCGGTGCGCGTCAACCGCGACGAACTCGTCGAGTTCCAGGTCGACGGCACCGAGGGCTCGGCCGTCGCCGGCCTGCGCAACTGCCGTGCCCAGCACCGCAGTTCCACCCCCAAGCCCGTGTGGAACCCGGACATCCCGGCCACCTACTCCTTCCGCGACCAGTGGCAGGAGGTCCCGGACAACCAGGAGTTCGACAACGGCTTCAAGGCGCAGTGGGAGCTCTTCCTGAAGCACGTCTACGCCGACGCGCCCTACCGCTGGGACCTGCTGGCCGGCGCCCGCGGTGTGCAGCTCGCCGAGCTGGGCCTGAAGGCCTCCGCCGAGGGTCGCCGCGTCGACGTTCCGGAGATCACGCTGTGACGATCCAGCTGCCCGACAGCGCGGGGGAGCTGCGCGCCTACGAGCCGCGCGCCACCCCGCTCGCCCTCGACGCCGGCGCCCCGCTCGCCTCCCGCGTCGTCTTCTCGGCCGCGCACGTCGTCGCCGACCCGTTCGCCGACACCAGCCCCGACGGCCCCGCCGCCGTCGACTGGGACGCCACCCTCGCCTTCCGCCGCCACCTGTGGTCCCACGGGCTCGGCGTCGCCGAGGCCATGGACACCGCGCAGCGCGGCATGGGCCTGGACTGGGCGGGCGCCGCCGAACTGATCAAGCGGTCCGCCGCCGAGGCGCGGGCCGTCGGCGGGCGCATCGCCTGCGGCGTCGGCACCGACCAGCTCACCGCCGTACCGAAGGACCTGGCCGAGGTCAGGTCCGCGTACGAGGAGCAGCTCGCGCTCGTGGAGGGGACGGGCGCGCAGGCGATCCTCATGGCGTCCAGGGCGCTCGCCGCCGTCGCCCGCGGCCCCGAGGACTACCTCGACGTCTACGGGCACCTGCTGCGCCAGGCCGCCGAACCGGTCGTCCTGCACTGGCTCGGCCCCATGTTCGACCCCGCGCTCGACGGGTACTGGGGCTCCGCCGACCTCGACGCCGCCACGGAGACCTTCCTCGAGGTCATCGCCGAGCACCCGGACAAGGTCGACGGCATCAAGGTCTCGCTGCTCGACGCGCGGCGCGAGGTCGAACTGCGCCGCAGACTCCCCAAGGGCGTGCGCTGCTACACCGGCGACGACTTCAACTACCCCGAGCTCATCGCCGGCGACGCGCGCGGCTTCAGCCACGCGCTGCTCGGCATCTTCGACCCGCTAGGGCCGCTCGCCGCGCACGCCGTACGCGTACTGGACCAGGGAGACACGGACGGGTTCCGCGCGCTCCTCGACCCGACCGTCGAACTGTCCCGGCACCTCTTCCAGGCGCCGACCCGCTTCTACAAGACCGGTGTCGTGTTCCTCGCCTGGCTCGCCGGGCACCAGGACCACTTCGCGATGGTCGGCGGGCTCCAGTCCTCCCGCTCGCTCCCGCACTTCGCGAAGGCCTACGAACTCGCGGACGGGCTCGGCCTGTTCCCCGACCCGGGGCTCGCCGAGGCCCGGATGAAGCAGCTGCTCGCCCTGTACGGAGTGACCCGATGACCGCGCCCGGGGCCGCAGCCGCCCACCCCCTCTTCTCCATCAACCAGATGACCGTCAAGCAGCTCGGACTGCCCGAACTCGTCGACGCCTGCGTGGAATCGGGGGTGCGGCACATCGGCACGTGGCGCGAGCCCGTGCAGGCGTACGGGGTCGAGAAGGCGGCCGGGCTGCTGCGGGACGCCGGGCTGTCCGTGTCCACGCACTGCCGCGGCGGATTCCTCACCGCGATCGACGGCGCTGAGCGGCGGGCCGCCGTCGACGACAACAAGCGGGCCGTCGACGAGGCCGCCGTCCTCGGCACGGACGTCCTGGTGCTGGTCTCGGGCGGGCTGCCCGCCGGGTCCCGCGACCTCGTCGCGGCGCGCGAGCGGATCGCCGACGGGATCGCCGAACTGGCGCCCTACGCCGGTGAGCGCGGGGTGCGGCTCGCCATCGAACCGCTCCACCCGATGTTCGCCTCCGACCGGTGCGCCGTCTCCACGCTCGGTCAGGCGCTCGACATCGCGGAACGGTTTCCCGCGGAGCAGGTGGGGGTGTGCGTCGACACGTACCACGTGTGGTGGGACGAGGCGGCCCCGGCGCAGATCGCCCGGGCGGGCGCGACGGGACGGATCGCGAGCTTCCAGCTCGCGGACTGGGTCACCCCGCTGCCCGCCGGCGTCCTGAACGGCCGCGGGCAGCTCGGCGACGGGGCCGTGGACCTGGCGCTGTGGTGGCGGTACGTCGAGGAGGCCGGATACACGGGCCCGGTCGAGGTCGAGCTCTTCAACGACGGCCTGTGGGAGCGGGAGGGACGAGAGGTTCTGCGGGAGACGGTGTCCCGGTTCGCGGAGGTGGCGCGGGCACGCTGAGGACTGGACGCGGGGCGCCCCGCCGTGGGGGCCGGGCATCGTCGCCGGGCGCCCCGCTGTCGTGGTTGCTCGCGCCCGCGCGGCGGAGCCGCACAGGGACACAGCCCCGCGCCCCTGACGGGGCCCGTCTGCCCTGCGCCTTTTTCGACCCCGCGCCCCATTGCGGGGCCGTCGGTCGTGCGCCCCCGGCGCCGCCGCCGTCGGGGCGGGCATCGTCGTCGAGTGCGCCGCCGTCGTGGTTGCTCGCGCCCGCGCGGCGGAGCCGCACAGGGACACAGCCCCGCGCTCCTTGCGGGGGCCGGGGCTAGTCCGGGAGGGCCGTCAGGGAGGCCGTGGTCAGGGCTACGGCTCGGTGGCGGACGGCCTCGTAGTCGTCGCCGGACTCGATCGCCGTGGTCGCCGCGTTGACGACGCCCTGCAACAGCCGGGCCGTCCGCAGCGGCGTGTCGTCGCCCAGCTCGGTCAGGGCCAGCACCAACGGGTCGAGGAGAGCCCGGTGCGCGTCCCCGGCCCCCGCCCGCAGCGCCGCCGCGTCCCCCGCGTCCGCGACCGCCTGCGCGATCCGGTGCTCCCCGTCGCGGACCAGCTCCAGTTGGGCCGTGACGTAGGCGCCGATCCGGTCCCGCGGTGCGTCCCCGGCCGCCTCCAGCGCGGCGTGGATGTGAGCCGTCCAGCGCGGCGCGGACTCCCGTACCACCTCGGTGAGCAGTTCGCCGCGGTCGGCGAAGTACTTGTAGACGCTGTTGCGCGCGAGCCCGGTGCGCCGGGCGATCTCCGCGAACGTGACCTGCGACGCGTCCCCCTCCGCGAGCACCTCCCGCGCCGCGTCCAGCAGCGCGGCCCGCTGGTGGGCGCGGTGGTCGGCGACTGAGGCGGCTTGGATCCGGGGCACGCGGTCAGTGTAGGACCCGGGCCGGGCCCTGTTGGGGACGCTGCGTCGCCATCATCTATCTTGGGGACGCTGCGTCCCTAAGTGAGTCCCGCCGGGGCGCGCACACTCACCCATGCCCGGGCACGCCCCGGACCGGAAGGATCACCGTGTACCTCGCCCTGCTGGAACTGAGAGCGGCCCGAGGCCGTTTCCTGCTGATGGGCAGCGTCGTCGTGCTCGTCGCCGCCCTCGTCGGCATCGTCTCCGGATTCACCACCGGCCTCGGCGACGACACCGTCTCCGCGCTGCGCCGGCTGCCCGCGACCCACATCGCCTTCGCCGCCGGATCGGACTCCGACCAGTTCGCCCGCGGTCTCGTCGACCGCGACACCGTCGACGGCTGGAGGCACGAGAAGGGCGTCGAGGCCAGCCCGCTCGGGGTCACCCTGACCCGCGGCCGGACCGACCGCGGCACCGAGGTCGACCTCGCCGCGTTCGGCGTCGAGCCCGGCGCGTTCACCGACCCGGGCGCCGACACCGGCAGACCGCTGGCCGCGGACGGCCCCGAGGGCGTCGTGGTGTCCCGGCAGCTCGTGAACGACGGCGTCCGGATCGGCGACACCCTCACCGTCGACCGGCTCGGCATCCGCCTGAAGGTCGTCGGTACCACGGGCCGCTCCTCGTACGGACACGTCGCCGCCGCGTACGTCACGACCGACACCTGGCGCCGCGTGCGCTTCACCACCCCCGGAGCCCGGACCTCCCCCGGCGAACTCCCGGACCAGTACAGCGCGATGGCGCTCCGGGCGCCGGACGGGTCCGGCACCGCACGCCTGGCCGGTGCCGACCGCCGGCTGCACACCGCGACCGTGCCGCTCGAGACCGCCTTCGGCGCCGCCCCCGGCTACGACGGCGAGCGGCTCACCATGAACTCCATCCTGACGTTCCTCTTCCTCATCGCCCCGCTCGTCGTCGGGTCCTTCTTCGCGGTGTGGACCGTCCAGCGGACCCCCGAACTCGCCCTGCTGCGCGCGATGGGAGCCTCCCGCCGCCGGCTGCTCGGCCACAGCCTCACGCAGGCCGCGATCGTCGTGTCCGCGGGAGCCGCGCTCGGCGCGGCGCTCGCCGCGGGCGTCGGCGCGCTCGTCGGCGAGCAGGTGCCGTTCAGCCTGCCCGCCGGCACCCTCGGCACGACCATGGCCGCCGTCGTCCTCGTCGGACTGGCCGGTTCCGCCCTCACCCTGCGACGGGTCACCACCGTCGACCCGATGACCATGCTGGGAGCAGCCCGATGACCCTCCGTCTCACCGCCGTCACCGTGACCCTGGGCAGCGGAGCCTCCCGGACGACCGCCCTGCGCGAGGTCGACGCGGAGTTCCGGTCCGGCGAGCTCACCGCCCTCGTCGGCCCCTCCGGCTCCGGCAAGTCCACCCTGCTCGCCGTCGCGGGCGCCCTGCTGCGGCCCGACACCGGGCAGGTCCGGCTCGGAGACCTGGACCTGGCCACCCTCGGCGACCGGGAGCGCGCCCGCGCCCGCCGCACCCGGATCGGTTACATGTTCCAGAGCGGCAACCTGCTCGCCGGGCTCACCGCCGAGGAACAACTGCTCGCCGCCGCCTCGCTCTCCGGCCGGCGGCCCCGTGCCCTGCGCGGCCGGGCCCGCGAGCTCCTCGACGACGTCGGCCTCGGGCACCGCACCGGCCACCGCCCCGACCAGCTGTCCGGCGGCGAACGCCAACGCGTCGCGCTGGCCCGCGCGCTGCTCGTCGAGCCCGAGCTCCTACTGGTCGACGAGCCGACGGCTGCCGTCGACCGGACCCGCGCCGACGAACTGACCGCCCTCATCGCCCGGACCACGCACGAACACGGCTGTGTCACCGTCGTCGCGACCCACGACCCGGTCGTCACCGGCGCCGCCGACGCGACGCTCGACATGCTGGACCTGGCGGCGGGCCGGCCGGTCAGCGCTTGCGCCCCGCCCGCTTGCTGAGCACGGCCAGGATCACGGGGATCAGCAGCTCGATGCCCCGGGTCACGTTCGCCACGGGCAGCCCCGTCTTCTTCGCGACCGCGGCGGCCACCGGCCGGCTCAGCTTCGCGAGGAGCCCGGCCATCAGGCCGCCCGAGGCGAGCCCGCCGAGCCCGCCGAGCGTGAAGGCTCCTTGAAGCGGTGGCTGCTCGGCCTCCGCCAGCGCGTCCCGCACCTCCGCCGCACCGCCCGCGCTCTCCCCGGCCCGCTCCCGCAGGCCCCCGGAGAGCCCCGACACCGTGCCGTCCACGACCTCCCGCGCGCCCGACGCGTCCGTGCCCAACAGGCCCGCGAGCTCCCGCAGCCGGTCGTCGCCGAGCTCGTCGAGGACGTCCCTGGCCAGCGGCTTCTCGCCCGATTCTTCGGTCATGCCGCAAACGCTACGGTCGCCCCGGCCTGTCGGCACCCGGAGCGGCCGCGGTACGGGTTTCAAAGAAATTCGTACCGGGAGCACAACCTTCCGGCACGAAGGCGGGTCTAGCGTGCGTCGGAACTTTTGGAGGGGGACCCGGGGGGGACTTCCAGGAAAGTTCCGGCGCAGGGGAGGGGAGAGCCCGAGGGGCCCGGTCCACGGACCGGGCCCCTCAGCGCTCATGACGTACCCGGACGACCCCGGCGGGAAGACGACCCGGCTAGAAGAAGACCCCGCAGCGCAGCAGCACGTTCGCGTACGGCCGCGCCTCCCCGGTCCGCACGATCAGCCGCGCCCCCGCCGCAAGCCCCTTCAGCTCCTCGTGGGAGACATAGGACAGCGGCCGCACGTGCTCACGCAGCAGCTCGGCCGCCGCCGGGTTCGCGGCGCGCACCTCGTGCGCCGCCGTGCCCGCCTCCACGACCAGCTCCTCCAGCAGCCCGTCGAGCACCTCGGCGAACGACGGCACCCCGGCGCGGAACGCGAGGTCGACGATCCGCGGCCCTTGCGGCAGCGGCATCCCGACATCGCACACCAGGACCCCGTCCCCGTGCCCCAGCTCGGCGAGGGCGCCCGCCAGGTGGCGGTTGAGTATTCCGCCCTTCTTCACAGTGCGGCCACCTCGTCCGCCGTCGGGTACGAGGCCTGCGCGCCCTCCTTCGTGACGGCCGCCGCGCCGACCCGCGCCGCGTAGGCCGCCGCGTCGGCGAGCGGGGCGCCGGTGCCGAGCCGCCACGCGAGGGCCGCCGTGAACGCGTCACCGGCGCCCGTCGTGTCGACGGCCTCGACCTTCACCGACGGCACCCGTGCCGAGCCCGACGCGTCCGCGACCAGCGCGCCCTCGGAGCCCAGCGTCACGACGACCGAACGCGGGCCGAGCTCCAGCAGCGCCTTCGCCCACTCCTCGGGCGTCGCCCCCGGCTCCGTACCGAGGATGACGGCCGCCTCGTGCTCGTTGACGATCAGCGGGTCGCACACCGCGAGGACCTCGTCCGGCAGCGACGCCGGCGGCGACGGGTTCAGGACGAGGCGGGCCCCGTCGGCCAGCGACCGCGCGACCTCGGCGACCGTGTCCAGCGGGATCTCCAGCAGGGTCGAGACGACCGGCGCGGCCGCGAACAGCTCGCGGGCCGCCCGCACGTCGTCCGGCGTGAGGCGTCCGTTCGCCCCCGGCGACACGACGATCGAGTTGTCGCCGGACGGGTCGACGGTGATCAGCGCGACGCCGGTGGGTGCCCCGCCGACCAGCACGCCGGACGTGTCCACGCCCGCCGACTCCATCGACTCCCGCAGCAGCCGCCCGTGCCCGTCGTCGCCGACGCGCGCGAGCAGCGCCGTGCGCGCGCCCAGCCGCGCCGCGGCGACCGCCTGGTTGGCGCCCTTGCCGCCCGGGTGGACGACCAGGTCGGAACCGAGGACGGTCTCCCCGGCGCCGGGCCGCCGCTCGACGCCGACCACGAGGTCCGCGTTGGCCGAGCCGACCACGAGCAGGTCGTACGAGTTCATGCTGAGCCTCTCCCTGAGGTCACTCGAAGATCGGTGGCGCGGAGGTCACTTGAAGGCGGCGACGTTCTTCGACGTCACGACCTTCACCGGGACCTTCACCGCGGACGGGATCTTCTCGTCCTGCGCCGCCTCGATCGCGTTCTGCACCGCCATCTTGCCGAGTTCGCGCGGCTGCTGGGCGACCGACGCGTACAGGGTGCCCGCCTCGACGGCCTCGATGCCGTCCGGGGTGCCGTCGAAACCGACGACGTCGACGGACTTTCCGGCCTTCGCACCGAGCGCCTTGACCGCGCCGAGCGCCATCTCGTCGTTCTCGGCGAACACGCCGTCGATGTCCGGGTGCGACTGGAGCAGGTTCGTCATGACGTCCAGGCCCTTGGTGCGGTCGAAGTCCGCGGGCTGCTTGGCGACGACCTTGATGCCCGGGAACTCCTTGATGCCCGCGGCGAACCCGGCGCCGCGCTCACGGCTCGCGGACGTGCCGGCCTGGCCCTGGAGGATGACGATCTCGCCCTTGCCGCCGAGCTTGCCGGCGAGCGTCCGCGCGGCCTGCCTGCCGCCCGCGACGTTGTCGGAGGCGACGAGCGTCGTGGTCTTCGCCTTGTTCACGCCGCGGTCGGCGGCGACGACGGGGATGTCCGCCTTGTTGGCGCCGCGCACGGCCGGGCCGACGGCGTCGGAGTCGACCGGGTTCACGATGACCGCGCTCATGCCGCCGCTGGCGAAGTTCTGCAGCTGGTTGGCCTGCTGCGAGGCGTCGTTCTGCGCGTCGGTGACGGTCAGCTTCACGCCCTCCTTCTCTGCCTCGGCCTGCGCGCCGGCCCGCATCTCCGTGAAGAACGGGTTGTTGAGCGTGGAGACGGCCATGCCGATCCGCAGGTCCTTCTTGCCGCCGGACGACGTGCCGTTGTTCCACAGCGCGAGCCCGCCGACGATCGCCGCCGCGACGACGGCCGCGATGACGTACTGAGCCTTCTGCCGCGGTCCGCCCGCGCCGGTGCCGGCCGCGGTCGGGGTCGCGCCCGCCTTGCGGCGCACCGTGTCGAGCAGGACGGCCAGCGCGATGACGACACCGATGACGACCTGCTGCCAGAACGCGGACACCGACAGGAGGTTGAGACCGTTGCGCAGCACCGCGAGGATCAGCGCGCCGATGAACGTGCCCGACGCCTTGCCGACACCACCGGCGAGCGAGGCGCCGCCGATGACGACGGCGGCGATCGCGTCCAGCTCGTACCCCTGCGCGGCCTGCGGCTGCGCGGAGGACAGGCGGGAGGCGAGGACGATGCCGGCGACGGCCGCGAACAGACCGGACAGGCCGTAGATGACGAGCTTCTGCCGCTGCACGCGCAGCCCGGACAGGCGGGCCGCCTCCTCGTTGCCGCCGATCGCGTACATCGAGCGGCCGATGAAGGTGCGGCCGAGCACGACCGCGGTGACGACACCGACGACGACCATCACGATGACCGGTACGGGCAGCCAGCCGCCCAGCGTGTCACCGAGCCGCGAGACCGAGTCCGGGAACGGGATCGGGGAGCCCTGCGAGATCACCAGCGACAGACCGCGGCCCACCGACAGCATGGCGAGCGTCGCGATGAACGGTGGCAGCTTCCCGTACGCGATCAGCGCGCCGTTGACGAAGCCGCAGGCCAGGCCGGTGACGACGGCGAGGAGCACCGCTATCGGCACCGGGACGCCCTCGTTCGTCGCCGCCCAGGCGAGGACGGTCGCGGACAGCGCGGCGACCGAACCGACCGACAGGTCGATGCCCGCCGACACGATGACGAAGGTGACGCCGAAGGCGAGGATCGCGGTGACGGCGGCCTGGACGCCGACGTTCAGCAGGTTCGTGGTGGTCAGGAAGTCGCCGGAGAGCAGCGACATCACGACGACCAGGACGACGAGCGCGGTCAGCGCGCCGTTGTCGAGGAGCAGCCGCAGCAGGCCCCCGCCGCTCTTGGCCGTGCTCTTGTCGTTCTTGAGCGTTTCAGTGCTTGCGGGGGTCACGGGAGCCCTCCTCTTCGAGGTCCGGGGTGGTGGGGGAGACGGCGGTCGGGGTGCTGACGGCGAGCGCCATCACGGAGTCCTGGGTGGCGTCCTCGGCGGCGAGTTCACCGGCGATGCGGCCCTGCGCCATCACGAGCACGCGGTCGCTCATGCCGAGCACCTCGGGCAGATCGCTGGAGATCATGAGCACGGCGTGCCCGGCGGCGGTCAGCTGGTTGATCAGCTGGTAGATCTCGACCTTGGCGCCCACGTCGATGCCGCGGGTCGGCTCGTCGAGGATCAGCACCCGGATGTCGGCGAGCAGCCACTTGCCGATGACGACCTTCTGCTGGTTGCCGCCGGACAGCGTGCGCACGTGCTGGCCGAGCCCGGCCATCCGCACGCCCAGCCGGCCGGCGATCCGCTCGGCGGCGGTGTGCTGCCCCTTGCGGTCGACGAAGCCGCCGCGCGAGGCGGACCGCAGTGTGACGAGCCCGAGGTTCTCCTCCACCGACTGGTCGAGGACGAGACCCTGGCCCTTGCGGTCCTCGGGCACGAGGCCGACGCCCGCGGCCATCGCCGCGTTCACGTCGTGGCGCGGCAGCCGGGAACCGGCCACCTCCACCGAGCCGCCGTCGTACGGGTCCGCGCCGAACACGGCCCGGACCACCTCGGTGCGCCCGGCGCCGACGAGCCCGGCGATGCCGACGACCTCACCGGCCCGCACCTCGAAGCTCACGTCGTGGAAGACGCCGTCCCGGGTCAGCCCCTCCACCTTCAGCAGCGCGCCGCCGGTGTCGGGCCGCTCGCGCGGGTACTGCTGCTCGATGGAGCGGCCCACCATGAGCCGGACCAGCTCGTCCTCGGGCGTCGACGCCGGGACCTGGCCGACGCTGCGGCCGTCGCGGATGACGGTGACGCGGTCGCCGAGCGCGGCGATCTCCTCCAGGTGGTGCGTGATGAAGACGATCCCGACGCCGTCCTCGCGCAGCTGCCGCACGATCGCGAACAGCTTCTCGACCTCTTCGGAGGTCAGCACGGCCGTCGGCTCGTCCATGATCAGGACGCGGGCGTCCAGGCTCAGCGCCTTCGCGATCTCCACCATCTGCAGGCGGGCGATGCCCAGTTCGCGGACGCGCGCGCGGGGCGACACGTGCACGCCCACGCGCGCGAGGAGCGCCTCGGCGTCGCGCTCCATCTTCTTGCGGTCGATGATCCCGAAGCGGCGCGGCTGGCGTCCCAGGAAGATGTTCTCGGCGACCGTCAGGTCGGGGACGAGGTTGAACTCCTGATAGATCGTGGCGATGCCCAGCTTCTCGGCGTCCTGCGCGCCGTGCACGCGGACCTCGTCGCCGCCCACGGTGATCCGTCCGGCGTCCGGCGTGTAGGCGCCGGAGAGCATCTTGATCAGCGTGCTCTTGCCGGCTCCGTTCTCGCCGAGCAGGACGTGCACCTCGCCGCGGCGCAGGTCGAAGTCGACGCTGTCGAGCGCGACGACGCCGGGGAACGTCTTGCGGATTCCCTCGATGCGCAGCAACTCGTCCGGGTTGCGGTCCGGTTTCACCTGGGGCTCCTCTCCATCGAGGTCAGCGGGTGGGGGGACTGGGGGGACTGACGGGGCTGGGGGGACTCGCCGCAGGACTCCCGTGCGACGAGGTGGGCGGGCAGGGTCACCGACTCCGGGGTGCGGCCCTCGATGCGGTCGATCAGGGCGCGGACGGCGGCCCGGCCCAGCTCCTTGGTCGGCTGGGCGATCGCCGTGACGGGCGGCGCGGTGTGCACGAACCAGGGGATGTCGTCGAACGCGGCGAGAGCGATGTCGTCCGGGACGCGCAGCCCGCGCGCGCGGATCGCGTCGAGCGCGCCGAGCGCCATCAGGTTGTCGGCGGCGAACACGACCTCCGGCGGCTCGGCCAGGTCGAGGAACCCCTCCGTCACCCGGCGCCCGCTGTCGGCCTGGAAGTCGCCCTGCCCGATGTACGCGTCCGGCAGCGCGATGTCGTACGGGGCGAGCGCCTCGCGGAAGGCGGCGACGCGCTCGCTGCCGGTCGTCGTCGCGGCCGGGCCCGCGATGATCGCGAGGCGGCGGTGGCCGAGGCCGTGCAGATGGGCGACGAGGTCGCGGATCGCAGCGCGGCCGTCGGAGCGCACGACCGGTACGTCCACGCCGGGGATCCAGCGGTCGACGA
This window harbors:
- a CDS encoding LacI family DNA-binding transcriptional regulator; the protein is MTVTLADVAARAQVSPATVSRVLNGNYPVAAATRERVLKAVDELDYVLNGPASALAAATSDLVGVLVNDIADPFFGIMASAVQSEIVGPGGRAGGERLAVVCNTGGSPERELTYLTLLQRQRAAAVVLTGGAIEDEAHVAAVAGKLRRLSEAGTRVVLCGRPPVPGTDAVSVTFDNRGGGRELTRHLLSLGHRRIGYVAGPEERTTTRHRLEGHREALADAGVTESDDLVVHGTYDRATGRAATAELLRGAPDLTAIVAANDTVALGACAALREAGLRVPEDVSVAGFDDLPFSADAVPALTTVRLPLSDTAARAGRIAMGREEAPEGGVDVVGGELIVRGSTAPPRA
- a CDS encoding Gfo/Idh/MocA family protein — its product is MTRKTVRIAMNGVTGRMGYRQHLVRSILALREQGGLGLGDGTVLWPEPVLLGRRAYALEALAEKHGLDEANISTDVDAVLADDSVDIFFDAAMTSGREEVLKKAIAAGKHVYTEKPTATGLDGALELARLARAAGVKSGVVQDKIFLPGLLKLKRLIDGGFFGEILSVRGEFGYWVFEGDWQEAQRPSWNYRSEDGGGIVVDMFPHWEYVLHELFGRVTSVQALTATHVPQRWDENGKPYDATADDAAYGIFELDGGAIAQINSSWAVRVNRDELVEFQVDGTEGSAVAGLRNCRAQHRSSTPKPVWNPDIPATYSFRDQWQEVPDNQEFDNGFKAQWELFLKHVYADAPYRWDLLAGARGVQLAELGLKASAEGRRVDVPEITL
- a CDS encoding dihydrodipicolinate synthase family protein, which encodes MTIQLPDSAGELRAYEPRATPLALDAGAPLASRVVFSAAHVVADPFADTSPDGPAAVDWDATLAFRRHLWSHGLGVAEAMDTAQRGMGLDWAGAAELIKRSAAEARAVGGRIACGVGTDQLTAVPKDLAEVRSAYEEQLALVEGTGAQAILMASRALAAVARGPEDYLDVYGHLLRQAAEPVVLHWLGPMFDPALDGYWGSADLDAATETFLEVIAEHPDKVDGIKVSLLDARREVELRRRLPKGVRCYTGDDFNYPELIAGDARGFSHALLGIFDPLGPLAAHAVRVLDQGDTDGFRALLDPTVELSRHLFQAPTRFYKTGVVFLAWLAGHQDHFAMVGGLQSSRSLPHFAKAYELADGLGLFPDPGLAEARMKQLLALYGVTR
- a CDS encoding sugar phosphate isomerase/epimerase family protein; this translates as MTAPGAAAAHPLFSINQMTVKQLGLPELVDACVESGVRHIGTWREPVQAYGVEKAAGLLRDAGLSVSTHCRGGFLTAIDGAERRAAVDDNKRAVDEAAVLGTDVLVLVSGGLPAGSRDLVAARERIADGIAELAPYAGERGVRLAIEPLHPMFASDRCAVSTLGQALDIAERFPAEQVGVCVDTYHVWWDEAAPAQIARAGATGRIASFQLADWVTPLPAGVLNGRGQLGDGAVDLALWWRYVEEAGYTGPVEVELFNDGLWEREGREVLRETVSRFAEVARAR
- a CDS encoding TetR/AcrR family transcriptional regulator, which gives rise to MPRIQAASVADHRAHQRAALLDAAREVLAEGDASQVTFAEIARRTGLARNSVYKYFADRGELLTEVVRESAPRWTAHIHAALEAAGDAPRDRIGAYVTAQLELVRDGEHRIAQAVADAGDAAALRAGAGDAHRALLDPLVLALTELGDDTPLRTARLLQGVVNAATTAIESGDDYEAVRHRAVALTTASLTALPD
- a CDS encoding ABC transporter permease, which gives rise to MYLALLELRAARGRFLLMGSVVVLVAALVGIVSGFTTGLGDDTVSALRRLPATHIAFAAGSDSDQFARGLVDRDTVDGWRHEKGVEASPLGVTLTRGRTDRGTEVDLAAFGVEPGAFTDPGADTGRPLAADGPEGVVVSRQLVNDGVRIGDTLTVDRLGIRLKVVGTTGRSSYGHVAAAYVTTDTWRRVRFTTPGARTSPGELPDQYSAMALRAPDGSGTARLAGADRRLHTATVPLETAFGAAPGYDGERLTMNSILTFLFLIAPLVVGSFFAVWTVQRTPELALLRAMGASRRRLLGHSLTQAAIVVSAGAALGAALAAGVGALVGEQVPFSLPAGTLGTTMAAVVLVGLAGSALTLRRVTTVDPMTMLGAAR
- a CDS encoding ABC transporter ATP-binding protein produces the protein MTLRLTAVTVTLGSGASRTTALREVDAEFRSGELTALVGPSGSGKSTLLAVAGALLRPDTGQVRLGDLDLATLGDRERARARRTRIGYMFQSGNLLAGLTAEEQLLAAASLSGRRPRALRGRARELLDDVGLGHRTGHRPDQLSGGERQRVALARALLVEPELLLVDEPTAAVDRTRADELTALIARTTHEHGCVTVVATHDPVVTGAADATLDMLDLAAGRPVSACAPPAC
- a CDS encoding DUF937 domain-containing protein, coding for MTEESGEKPLARDVLDELGDDRLRELAGLLGTDASGAREVVDGTVSGLSGGLRERAGESAGGAAEVRDALAEAEQPPLQGAFTLGGLGGLASGGLMAGLLAKLSRPVAAAVAKKTGLPVANVTRGIELLIPVILAVLSKRAGRKR